In the genome of Lentisphaera araneosa HTCC2155, the window GCTTTGAGTAAACCTTCCAAGATGTGTGCACGACGTTCAGCTTTTTCGAGTTCGAACTTGATTCGACGCGTGATGACTTCGAGACGGTGATCGAGGTAAGCTTGAAGAAGCTGCTTGAGGTTGAGTGTCTTAGGTTGTTTGTTATCTACTACAAGGAACTGGCAACCGATAGAGACGGCAAGCTGAGTGTGTTTGTAGAGTTGATTGATAACTACAGTGGCCATAGCGTTGGTTTTAATGCCAACGACAACACGAATACCTACACGTGAAGATGATTCATCATTAAGTGAAGAAATGCCAGTGATAACTTTGTTATTCACTAATTCGGCAATCTTCTTAACCATATTTTCTTTGTTTACTGCGTAGGGAATCTCGGTAATGACAATCTGTTCACGGCCATTTTTCTCGATGATCTCGGCGCGACCACGGAGGTGAACGCCACCGCGACCCGTTTCATAGAGACGACGAATGCCATCGAAACCGATTGAGATGCCCGCAGTTGGGAAGTCAGGACCCGGGAGGTGCTGCATCATTTCTTCGATAGTGATCGAAGGCTGATCGAGCAGGGCTACAGTAGCATTGATAACTTCGCCTAAGTTGTGCGGAGGAATGCTCGTTGCCATACCAACACCAATACCCGTTGTACCATTAACTAATAAGTTAGGGTAGCGTGCAGGTAGTACAGTGGGTTCATTCTGGCTGCCGTCGAAAGTCGGCTGCATGTCAACTGTATTTTTGTCGAGGTCAGTGAGGAGTTCCTCAGCTAAACGTTCCATACGACATTCCGTATAACGATAGGCAGCCGCGCTGTCACCGTCAATCGAGCCGAAGTTACCTTGGCCGTCGATAAGCATGCCACGCATGGAGAAATCCTGCGCCATACGAACCATTGTATCATAGACGGAGCCGTCACCGTGTGGGTGGTATTTACCAATAACATCACCAACTACACGAGCACACTTCATATAGGAGCTGCCCTTGCGGAGGTTGAGTTTATCCATTGCAAAGAGTACGCGGCGCATACCAGGCTTGAGTCCATCACGAACATCTGGGATGGCACGGCCAACGTTTACTGACATAGAGTACTGGAGGTAAGCGTCCGAGAGGAGCTTTTCAATACCCTGAGGCGTGACTGTAGAAAAATCTTGTTGATTATCGCTCATGGTTATTTATCCTTATACATCCAATTCTTTAAGAGTTGTTGAGTACTTCTCGATGAAGTGGCGACGAGGTTCAACAACATCACCCATGAGAAGAGAGAACATGCGTTCGGCCTCTACGGCATCTTCCATAGTGACTTGTAGAAGGTCGCGACGAGTGGGGTCCATTGTGGTTTCCCATAGTTGGTCAGCGTTCATCTCACCAAGACCTTTATAGCGTTGGAGCTTGAGTCCTTGCGAACCTTCGTCCTTAATGGCTTCAAAAAGCTGAATTAAAGTGAAGATTGGCGTATCGTTGTTGCCGTCAGTGAGGTTGAAGATTGGCTCAGCGAGAGCATCTTCTGGTTCAAGGAAATGCTGCAGCGTGAGAGAGACTGTCTCAAGTTTCTCACGAATTTCTTCAATAAGAGTTTTTTCGTGAAGTTCATTGACTTCAATTGAGGGGTGAATGCCGACTTCTTCAGCTTCCTCTTCGACAAGTTCCCCTTCGAGAACTTCTTCGCCTTCGATAGTTTCGGACTCAGCATCTGTGTCAACAAAGGTAATGACTGGTTTAAGTCGTTCAGTAGCATCATCAATAATTTGAGCTAACTCTTCTTGGCTCGTTGGGAAGTAGATGGAGTATGTGCCATCGTCTTCACGAACGCCCACGCGAGCAATGGGGAGGGATCCATCTTCGAGGACATGTTGTAAGTAAGTTTCCAGTGTTACACCATGGTTTTCGAGGCCTTTGCCAACAGCAAGTGTACGCTTGATAAGTGCTAGAATTTCGTTTGTTTCACGAGGTGAAAGAGTATTTCCCGCAAGTTTGTTTTCGAGTGTGATACCATCGACACCGAGCTCAAGAAGGAAATTATTGAGCATCGCATCATTTTTGATGTATTCTTCACGTTTACGGCGAACCACTTTATAGAGTGGTGGTTGAGCGACGTAAATGTAACCAGCTTCAATGAGTGGTTTCATTTGGCGGAAGAAGAAGGTGAGTAGCAGGGTCATGATGTGAGATCCATCGACGTCCGCATCCGTCATGATAACGATTTTTTTGTAGCGGATTTTTTCGACGTCAAATTCATTGCCTACACCACAGCCAATGGCGCTAATAAGTGAACCGATTTCCGTGTTGGCAAAAACTTTGTCGATACGTGCCTTTTCAACGTTGATGAGTTTACCACGAAGGGGGAGGATGGCTTGGACTTCGGAGTTACGTCCTTGCTTAGCTGAACCACCGGCTGAGTCACCTTCCACAATGAAGATTTCGCACTCATCAGGGTTTTTACTTGAGCAACCCGAGAGTTTACCTGCATCGGCAAAACCTTCGAGTACGTTGTCTTTGCGAATCAATTGGCGAGCACGTAGAGCAGCGGCTGAAGCGCGGTTAGCTAAGAGAGCTTTTTCAACGACGACTTTTGCGGCTTTAGGGTTCTCTTCTAAGAACTCGTTAAAACTAGTGCTTACGATAGCGCGTACGATTGAACGGACTTCGTTATTACCGAGTTTAGTTTTAGTCTGACCCTCGAATTGTGGTTCAGGAACTTTAACCGAGATAATCGCAGTTAAGCCTTCGCGTACGTCAGTGCCAGAGACATTTTTCTCATTCTTGAACTTGGAATCATTCTTCATGTAGGAATTGATTGAGGCAGTCAAGGCTGTTTGGAAACCAGCTAAGTGAGTCCCGCCTTCAATCGTATGGATGTTATTACAGTAAGAATAAATATTTTCTTGGAAGCCATCGTGATATTGAAAGGAGACGTCGGCAGTGACGCCATCTTTTTCAGTTGAGAAAGTAACTGTGTCAGTAACGACAGTTTTGCCGTCATTGAGGTGTTTTACAAATTCGCCAATGCCACCTGGGAAGTAGAAAGTCTCGCGACGTTCACCGTCTTCGGCACGCTCATCAATGAAGTTGATCGTGATGCCGGGGTTGAGGAAGGCGAGTTCGCGAAGGCGTTTAGCAAGGATGTCCCATTTGTAAATTAGGGTCTCAGTGAAGATCTCAAAGTCGGGTTTGAAGATGACTTCGGTGCCCGTGATATTGGTGTGACCAATAGTTTTGAGCGAAGTTTCAGTAAGGCCGCGTTCAAAGCGAATGAAGTGAAGAGTCTCATCGCGATGAACTTTAACTTCCATCCATTCTGAAAGAGCATTTACACAAGAAACACCAACACCGTGAAGGCCGCCTGATACTTTGTATGAATCTTTGTCAAACTTACCACCAGCGTGAAGCTTAGTAAGTACGAGCTCGACAGCGGGGATACCTTCTTCTTCATGAATGTTGACAGGGATGCCGCGGCCATCATCGACGACCGTGACGCTGTTGTCGATGTGAAGTTTGACAGTGATGTTGTTACAGTGTCCAGCTAAGGCTTCGTCAATACTGTTGTCAACAACTTCGTATACTAAGTGGTGAAGTCCGCGTTCATTGGTGTCGCCGATGTACATGCTTGGGCGTTTACGAACGGCTTCTAGGCCCTTCATTACCGAGATACTATCAGCGCCGTATTCACCTGCTTGGTTTTCTTGCTCTTCAGACATATATGGGTCTCTTTTTTATTAACACAAAAATGGTTTATTATATATTAATGAGACTTTAGGTTAAAATGACTATTTTTCTATTGGTATAGAGGGATGGGAAAGTGCTAAATGGCGATTAATTGCATAAAAATAGCCTAAAAATCAATTTTAGGCTATTTTTACGTAAGTTAAGGCTTTTTTGTATTTCGCTTTTTAAGATCGTTTTAAGGCAAAAAATGCTTTTTTGATTTAGCTTTTATTTTCAAATAGTTGGTGGGCTGTTTTTAGTCCCTTGATAACGCCTTGTGGATCGTGGTGATTTGGGAGCGCTGCAAGGAGTTCTTGTTCGGGTATCTTGTTCGCTTTTTCTCCGGGAAACCAGTGATCTTTTTGCCCCAGTAGAGCGTAGCGCATAATGCCGTAAGCATTCATGTCGAGAGCGGTGGCAAGGTTATAGAAACGCAGAATGTCATAGGTGTTGATCTGGCCAGGAGTTTGCAGTGTTTCAGGAAGGCCTTTGTCCCAGTTCTTTGCCCATTGCTCACCGAGCTTGTCTTTAATTCTGCGGTCAATTTTATTTGCAATCTCAGCAATAGTTTGAGTGTCGTCTAAATGAGGAATGATTTTTAGGTGCTCATCAAAATCAGAAGGGCGTGCGGCCCCAAGGCTTATGGTGTGGACTAAAGGGTTCTGAAGGCAGAATAAATCATTAAACATCATGGGTGAAAAGGGTTCACAGAGCTCGCTTAAGGCAGGGGGTGGCTCATAGAGTTTTCCGCCTTTGTCACTGGGGCTAATAATAAAGACCCCCATGTCGTGTTTTTTGGCAGCCTCAATGGCAGGGTGGTTCTTTTGCATGAAGTAATACCAATGTAAGTTCACGTAGTCGAATTCACCTGTTTCTATGGCTTTGATAATGATGTCTGTGGATCCGTGGGTTGAAAAGCCGATGTGTTTGATTCGTCCTTGTTTTTTCCATTCTTGGGCGCGCTCTAAGCATCCGCCTTTACGAATGGTCCAGTCGAGACGTTCTTGATTGTTGATGCCGTGAACTCCCATGAGGTCGAGGTGATCGACCTTGAGGCAGGACATACTGTCTTCGAAATCACGCTGAAAATCTTCAATATCCGCATGGGGCTGAATTTTACTTTGTAGGATATATGATTCGCGATCGAGCTTAGGGAGTAGCTTTCCAATCTGGTATTCACTCGTTCCGTAGCCGTG includes:
- a CDS encoding aldo/keto reductase; the protein is MQVPTRRFGRTEIQIPILSCGGMRYQQSWERKETDKVEADNQKNLENTLKRSLELGINHIETAHGYGTSEYQIGKLLPKLDRESYILQSKIQPHADIEDFQRDFEDSMSCLKVDHLDLMGVHGINNQERLDWTIRKGGCLERAQEWKKQGRIKHIGFSTHGSTDIIIKAIETGEFDYVNLHWYYFMQKNHPAIEAAKKHDMGVFIISPSDKGGKLYEPPPALSELCEPFSPMMFNDLFCLQNPLVHTISLGAARPSDFDEHLKIIPHLDDTQTIAEIANKIDRRIKDKLGEQWAKNWDKGLPETLQTPGQINTYDILRFYNLATALDMNAYGIMRYALLGQKDHWFPGEKANKIPEQELLAALPNHHDPQGVIKGLKTAHQLFENKS
- the gyrB gene encoding DNA topoisomerase (ATP-hydrolyzing) subunit B, which produces MSEEQENQAGEYGADSISVMKGLEAVRKRPSMYIGDTNERGLHHLVYEVVDNSIDEALAGHCNNITVKLHIDNSVTVVDDGRGIPVNIHEEEGIPAVELVLTKLHAGGKFDKDSYKVSGGLHGVGVSCVNALSEWMEVKVHRDETLHFIRFERGLTETSLKTIGHTNITGTEVIFKPDFEIFTETLIYKWDILAKRLRELAFLNPGITINFIDERAEDGERRETFYFPGGIGEFVKHLNDGKTVVTDTVTFSTEKDGVTADVSFQYHDGFQENIYSYCNNIHTIEGGTHLAGFQTALTASINSYMKNDSKFKNEKNVSGTDVREGLTAIISVKVPEPQFEGQTKTKLGNNEVRSIVRAIVSTSFNEFLEENPKAAKVVVEKALLANRASAAALRARQLIRKDNVLEGFADAGKLSGCSSKNPDECEIFIVEGDSAGGSAKQGRNSEVQAILPLRGKLINVEKARIDKVFANTEIGSLISAIGCGVGNEFDVEKIRYKKIVIMTDADVDGSHIMTLLLTFFFRQMKPLIEAGYIYVAQPPLYKVVRRKREEYIKNDAMLNNFLLELGVDGITLENKLAGNTLSPRETNEILALIKRTLAVGKGLENHGVTLETYLQHVLEDGSLPIARVGVREDDGTYSIYFPTSQEELAQIIDDATERLKPVITFVDTDAESETIEGEEVLEGELVEEEAEEVGIHPSIEVNELHEKTLIEEIREKLETVSLTLQHFLEPEDALAEPIFNLTDGNNDTPIFTLIQLFEAIKDEGSQGLKLQRYKGLGEMNADQLWETTMDPTRRDLLQVTMEDAVEAERMFSLLMGDVVEPRRHFIEKYSTTLKELDV